A stretch of the Streptomyces sp. NBC_00654 genome encodes the following:
- the pepN gene encoding aminopeptidase N gives MPGTNLTREEAQERARLLTVDAYEIDLDLSGAQEGGTYRSVTTVRFDSAESGAESFIDLVAPAVHDVELNGKSLDVAAVFRDSRIALPHLLAGANELKVVADCAYTNTGEGLHRFVDPVDEQAYLYTQFEVPDARRVFASFEQPDLKATFRFTVKAPEGWTVISNSATPEPKDNVWSFDPTPRISTYITALIAGPYHSVHSSYEKDGQSVPLGIYCRPSLAEYLDADEIFAVTRQGFDWFQEKFDYAYPFAKYDQLFVPEFNAGAMENAGAVTIRDQYVFRSKVTDAAYEVRAETILHELAHMWFGDLVTMEWWNDLWLNESFATYTSIACQAYAEGSKWPHSWTTFANSMKTWAYRQDQLPSTHPIMAEINDLDDVLVNFDGITYAKGASVLKQLVAYVGMDEFFKGVQAYFKAHAFGNTRLSDLLGALEETSGRDLKTWSKAWLETAGINILRPEIETDENGHVTSFAVLQEAPALPAGAKGEPTLRPHRIAIGCYDLDADGRLVRTKRIELDVDGERTAVPFPADTARPAVVLLNDDDLSYAKVRLDEESLRVVTAHLGDFTESLPRALCWASAWDMTRDGELATRDYLSLVLSGIGKESDIGVVQSLHRQVKMALDLYAAPESREAVLIQWTDATLAHLRAARPGSDHQLAWARAFAATARNPQQLDLLQALLNGSETIEGLAIDTELRWAFVQRLAATGLLDEEEIAAEYERDRTAAGERHAATARAAQPSAEAKAAAWASVVESDRLPNSLQEAVIGGFVQTDQRELLAPYTEKFFASVKDVWDSRSHEMAQQIAVGLYPALQVSQATLDATDAWLASAEPSAALRRLMSESRSGVERALKAQAADAEAATA, from the coding sequence GTGCCTGGCACGAATCTGACCCGCGAAGAGGCACAGGAGCGGGCGCGCCTGCTGACCGTGGACGCGTACGAGATCGATCTCGACCTCTCCGGAGCGCAGGAGGGCGGTACCTACAGGTCCGTCACCACCGTGCGCTTCGACTCCGCCGAATCCGGTGCCGAGTCCTTCATCGACCTGGTCGCCCCGGCGGTGCACGACGTCGAGCTGAACGGGAAGTCGCTCGACGTCGCCGCCGTCTTCCGGGACTCACGGATCGCGCTGCCGCACCTGCTGGCGGGCGCCAACGAGCTGAAGGTCGTAGCGGACTGCGCGTACACCAACACCGGTGAGGGTCTGCACCGCTTCGTCGACCCGGTCGACGAGCAGGCTTACCTGTACACGCAGTTCGAGGTGCCCGACGCGCGCCGCGTGTTCGCGAGCTTCGAGCAGCCCGACCTGAAGGCGACCTTCCGGTTCACCGTGAAGGCGCCGGAGGGCTGGACCGTCATCTCGAACTCGGCGACGCCCGAGCCGAAGGACAACGTCTGGTCCTTCGACCCGACGCCGCGCATCTCGACGTACATCACGGCCCTGATCGCCGGCCCGTACCACTCGGTGCACAGCAGCTACGAGAAGGACGGCCAGTCCGTCCCGCTCGGCATCTACTGCCGTCCCTCGCTCGCCGAGTACCTCGACGCGGACGAGATCTTCGCCGTCACGCGGCAGGGCTTCGACTGGTTCCAGGAGAAGTTCGACTACGCGTACCCCTTCGCCAAGTACGACCAGCTCTTCGTCCCGGAGTTCAACGCGGGCGCGATGGAGAACGCGGGCGCGGTCACGATCCGCGACCAGTACGTGTTCCGCTCGAAGGTGACGGACGCCGCGTACGAGGTGCGGGCCGAGACCATCCTGCACGAGCTGGCCCACATGTGGTTCGGCGACCTCGTCACCATGGAGTGGTGGAACGACCTGTGGCTGAACGAGTCGTTCGCCACGTACACCTCGATCGCCTGCCAGGCGTACGCCGAGGGCTCGAAGTGGCCGCACTCCTGGACCACGTTCGCCAACTCCATGAAGACCTGGGCGTACCGGCAGGACCAGCTGCCCTCCACGCACCCGATCATGGCGGAGATCAACGACCTCGACGACGTCCTCGTCAACTTCGACGGGATCACGTACGCGAAGGGCGCCTCGGTCCTGAAGCAGCTCGTGGCGTACGTCGGCATGGACGAGTTCTTCAAGGGCGTGCAGGCCTACTTCAAGGCGCACGCCTTCGGCAACACGCGCCTGTCGGACCTGCTGGGCGCGCTGGAGGAGACCTCCGGCCGTGACCTGAAGACCTGGTCGAAGGCCTGGCTGGAGACGGCGGGGATCAACATCCTGCGCCCGGAGATCGAGACGGACGAGAACGGTCACGTCACGTCCTTCGCGGTCCTCCAGGAGGCTCCCGCCCTGCCCGCCGGCGCGAAGGGCGAGCCGACGCTGCGCCCGCACCGCATCGCGATCGGCTGCTACGACCTCGACGCGGACGGCAGGCTGGTCCGGACGAAGCGGATCGAGCTGGACGTCGACGGCGAGCGCACCGCCGTCCCGTTCCCGGCGGACACGGCCCGCCCGGCCGTCGTCCTGCTCAACGACGACGACCTCTCGTACGCGAAGGTCCGGCTCGACGAGGAGTCGCTGCGGGTCGTCACCGCGCACCTCGGCGACTTCACCGAGTCGCTGCCGCGCGCCCTGTGCTGGGCCTCCGCCTGGGACATGACCCGGGACGGCGAGCTGGCGACGCGGGACTACCTCTCCCTCGTCCTGTCCGGCATCGGCAAGGAGTCGGACATCGGCGTCGTCCAGTCGCTGCACCGGCAGGTGAAGATGGCTCTGGACCTGTACGCGGCGCCGGAGTCCCGTGAGGCCGTCCTGATCCAGTGGACGGACGCCACGCTGGCCCACCTGCGGGCCGCGCGGCCGGGCAGCGACCACCAGCTGGCGTGGGCCCGCGCCTTCGCGGCGACCGCCCGCAACCCGCAGCAGCTGGACCTGCTCCAGGCCCTGCTGAACGGCTCGGAGACCATCGAGGGGCTGGCGATCGACACCGAGCTGCGCTGGGCGTTCGTGCAGCGGCTGGCCGCGACCGGCCTGCTGGACGAGGAGGAGATCGCCGCCGAGTACGAGCGCGACCGGACGGCGGCGGGCGAGCGCCACGCCGCGACCGCCCGTGCCGCGCAGCCCTCGGCGGAGGCGAAGGCCGCGGCGTGGGCCTCGGTCGTCGAGTCCGACCGGCTTCCGAACTCCCTCCAGGAGGCGGTGATCGGCGGCTTCGTCCAGACCGACCAGCGCGAGCTGCTGGCGCCGTACACGGAGAAGTTCTTCGCCTCGGTGAAGGACGTCTGGGACTCGCGCAGCCACGAGATGGCCCAGCAGATCGCGGTGGGCCTCTACCCGGCCCTCCAGGTCTCGCAGGCCACCCTGGACGCCACCGATGCCTGGCTGGCCTCGGCGGAGCCGAGCGCGGCCCTGCGCCGGCTGATGTCGGAGTCCCGGTCGGGCGTGGAGCGCGCGCTGAAGGCCCAGGCCGCGGACGCGGAGGCGGCGACCGCGTAA
- the alc gene encoding allantoicase, with protein sequence MTFDASGTTFQDTDPHARDAAPYGGGDPYADYRTAGDLSFTDLVDLADRRLGAGVIAANDEFFAERENLLVREPAVFDPERFGHKGKIMDGWETRRRRGADAAHPFPAPGEHDWAIVRLGAPGIIRGIVVDTAHFRGNYPQRVSVQATAVEGAPGPAELLGDDVKWDEIVPPAPVRGHAANAFEITGGRRYTHIRLCQHPDGGIARLRVHGEVIPDPAWLAALGTVDLISVLNGGTYEDASDRFYSSPTQIILPGTSRKMDDGWENRRRRVRDSNDWVRFRLPAQGAVRAVEIDTACLKGNAAGWIALQGRNGETGEWFEIIPRTALQPDTPHRFVPRARAVVTHVRLDTFPDGGVARMRLHGTFTETGAAELARRYEESGA encoded by the coding sequence ATGACCTTCGACGCGAGCGGGACCACATTCCAGGACACCGACCCCCATGCCCGTGACGCGGCTCCCTACGGCGGTGGCGACCCGTACGCCGACTACCGCACGGCCGGCGACCTCTCCTTCACCGACCTCGTCGACCTCGCCGACCGCCGCCTCGGCGCGGGCGTGATCGCCGCCAACGACGAGTTCTTCGCCGAGCGCGAGAACCTCCTGGTCCGCGAGCCGGCCGTCTTCGACCCCGAGCGATTCGGGCACAAGGGCAAGATCATGGACGGCTGGGAGACCCGCCGCCGGCGCGGTGCCGACGCGGCCCACCCCTTCCCCGCCCCCGGGGAGCACGACTGGGCCATCGTCCGGCTCGGCGCCCCCGGCATCATCCGCGGCATCGTCGTGGACACCGCCCACTTCCGCGGCAACTACCCCCAGCGCGTATCGGTCCAGGCCACCGCGGTCGAGGGCGCGCCCGGCCCCGCCGAGCTGCTGGGCGACGACGTGAAGTGGGACGAGATCGTCCCGCCGGCCCCCGTACGCGGCCACGCCGCCAACGCCTTCGAGATCACCGGCGGCCGCCGCTACACCCATATCCGCCTCTGCCAGCACCCCGACGGAGGCATCGCCCGCCTCCGGGTGCACGGCGAGGTGATCCCCGACCCGGCCTGGCTCGCCGCACTCGGCACCGTCGACCTGATCTCGGTCCTGAACGGCGGTACGTACGAGGACGCCTCCGACCGCTTCTACTCCTCGCCCACCCAGATCATCCTGCCCGGCACCTCCCGCAAGATGGACGACGGCTGGGAGAACCGCCGTCGCCGGGTCCGCGACTCGAACGACTGGGTCCGCTTCCGGCTGCCCGCCCAGGGCGCGGTCCGCGCGGTCGAGATCGACACCGCCTGCCTCAAGGGCAACGCGGCCGGCTGGATCGCCCTCCAGGGCCGCAACGGGGAGACGGGCGAATGGTTCGAGATCATCCCCCGCACCGCGCTCCAGCCGGACACCCCGCACCGCTTCGTGCCGCGCGCCCGGGCCGTGGTCACCCATGTCCGCCTCGACACCTTCCCCGACGGCGGAGTGGCCCGGATGCGTCTGCACGGCACGTTCACGGAGACGGGTGCGGCCGAACTGGCCCGCCGCTACGAGGAGTCGGGCGCCTGA
- a CDS encoding beta-N-acetylglucosaminidase domain-containing protein: MQFGRRRHATAVAVAVIGGLLGAVAPAATAAPVVPGQRAATSPDRADSARLPSVWPRPQSIKPAGQAVPLGTEATVVVGADADPYAVDALRGVLRQAGVRTLHEALPGRGPVFRIGGAGALDALRSLRAPERADLPPGGYRIAVGQVAGRSTVALDGIGEDGLFHGVQTLRQLVRDGSVAGVVVRDWPGTAVRGMAEGFYGQPWTREERLAQIGFMGRTKQNRYLYAAGDDPYRLARWRDPYPAEGRAEFRALAQKARAEHVTLGWAVSPGQAMCMSSDSDIRALARKADAMWALGVRVFQLQFQDVSYSEWHCDQDAETFGSGPRAAARAQARVAGALAQHLADRHPGSAPLSVLPTEFYQDGATDYRTALAAELDDRVQVAWTGVGVVPRTITGRELAGARAAFRHPLVTMDNYPVNDYAQDRIFLGPYTGREPAVASGSAALLANAMEQASASRIPLFTAADFAWNPKGYRPQESWHAAIDDLAGGDARTRDALRALAGNSAASVLGGDESAYLRPLLAAFWKSRAADVTVRDEAARELRAAFSVMREAPERLKAPADGRLDEEVRPWTEQLARYGEAGELAVDLLQAQARGDGAAAWRAQLALEPLRERIAASGATVGKGVLGPFLDRARKAADGWNGADRTAGTVTRDAHSYTVRLNRARPVEAVTTMTEPGGGFTDAVLEAHVPGEGWRPLGRLSAAGWTQTAAKGLRADAVRVTVPRAARNAPPAFMSPALPAAPRVDPDALKVRNLIPWFGDEPAAKLELARGETDAEIGGGPQRVAARLAGQRPEEVHGALTAKAPKGIEVRVPKRTTVPRGSRTEVPVDITVPADTPAGEYAVPFTFGGEESTLTVRAYPRTAGPDLARTATASSSGDETPDFPASAASDGDPATRWSSPVEDGAWWQTELAEPVRLGQVVLRWQDAHASRYRIQVSADGRSWRTAATVREGRGGRESVRMDAKDTRFIRVQGDGRATEYGYSLWSVEAYAVAPDSP, translated from the coding sequence GTGCAGTTCGGGCGCAGAAGGCACGCGACGGCTGTCGCCGTCGCCGTGATCGGCGGACTCCTCGGCGCCGTCGCCCCGGCCGCGACGGCCGCCCCCGTCGTACCCGGTCAGCGGGCCGCCACCTCGCCCGACCGCGCCGACAGCGCGCGGCTGCCGTCCGTCTGGCCCCGGCCGCAGAGCATCAAGCCCGCCGGGCAGGCCGTGCCGCTCGGCACCGAGGCCACCGTCGTCGTGGGCGCGGACGCCGATCCGTACGCCGTGGACGCGCTGCGCGGCGTGCTGCGCCAGGCAGGGGTACGGACCCTGCACGAGGCCCTGCCCGGCCGTGGCCCGGTCTTCCGGATCGGCGGCGCGGGCGCCCTGGACGCGCTGCGGTCCCTGCGCGCGCCGGAGCGCGCCGACCTGCCCCCGGGCGGCTACCGGATCGCCGTCGGCCAGGTCGCGGGGCGCTCCACCGTCGCGCTGGACGGCATCGGCGAGGACGGCCTCTTCCACGGTGTCCAGACGCTGCGTCAGCTGGTGCGGGACGGATCGGTGGCCGGGGTCGTGGTGCGCGACTGGCCGGGCACCGCCGTACGCGGCATGGCCGAGGGCTTCTACGGACAGCCGTGGACACGTGAGGAGCGGCTCGCGCAGATCGGGTTCATGGGGCGGACGAAGCAGAACCGCTACCTGTACGCGGCGGGCGACGACCCCTACCGGCTGGCCCGCTGGCGCGACCCGTACCCGGCCGAGGGGCGCGCCGAGTTCAGGGCGCTGGCCCAGAAGGCCCGCGCCGAGCATGTGACGCTCGGCTGGGCGGTCTCCCCCGGCCAGGCGATGTGCATGTCGTCGGACAGTGACATCAGGGCACTGGCCCGGAAGGCCGACGCCATGTGGGCGCTGGGCGTACGGGTCTTCCAGCTGCAGTTCCAGGACGTCAGCTACAGCGAGTGGCACTGCGACCAGGACGCGGAGACCTTCGGCAGCGGCCCCCGGGCGGCGGCCAGGGCGCAGGCCCGGGTGGCCGGCGCGCTGGCCCAGCACCTGGCGGACCGTCACCCGGGCTCGGCTCCGCTGTCGGTGCTGCCGACGGAGTTCTACCAGGACGGCGCCACCGACTACCGCACGGCGCTCGCCGCAGAGCTGGACGACCGGGTGCAGGTGGCGTGGACCGGCGTCGGGGTCGTGCCGAGGACCATCACCGGGCGGGAACTGGCCGGGGCCCGTGCCGCGTTCCGGCACCCGCTGGTCACCATGGACAACTACCCGGTCAACGACTACGCGCAGGACCGGATCTTCCTGGGCCCGTACACCGGCCGGGAACCGGCGGTGGCGAGCGGTTCGGCCGCGCTGCTCGCCAACGCGATGGAGCAGGCGTCCGCCTCCCGCATCCCGCTGTTCACCGCCGCCGACTTCGCCTGGAACCCGAAGGGGTACCGGCCGCAGGAGTCGTGGCATGCGGCGATCGACGACCTGGCGGGCGGGGACGCCCGGACCCGGGACGCGCTGCGGGCCCTCGCGGGCAACAGCGCGGCCTCCGTGCTCGGCGGCGACGAGTCCGCCTATCTCCGGCCGCTGCTCGCCGCGTTCTGGAAGTCCCGTGCGGCGGACGTGACGGTGCGCGACGAGGCGGCGCGCGAGCTGCGGGCGGCCTTCTCCGTGATGCGGGAGGCCCCCGAGCGGCTGAAGGCCCCGGCGGACGGACGGCTGGACGAGGAAGTGCGGCCGTGGACCGAGCAGCTGGCCCGGTACGGCGAGGCGGGCGAACTGGCCGTCGATCTGCTCCAGGCGCAGGCGCGCGGGGACGGGGCGGCCGCCTGGCGGGCGCAGCTCGCCCTGGAGCCCCTGCGCGAGAGGATCGCGGCGAGCGGCGCGACCGTCGGCAAGGGTGTGCTGGGCCCCTTCCTGGACCGGGCCCGCAAGGCCGCCGACGGCTGGAACGGTGCCGACCGCACGGCCGGGACGGTCACCAGGGACGCGCACAGCTACACCGTCCGGCTGAACCGGGCCCGTCCCGTCGAGGCCGTGACCACGATGACGGAGCCGGGCGGCGGATTCACCGACGCCGTCCTGGAGGCCCATGTACCGGGCGAGGGCTGGCGCCCCCTGGGCAGGCTCTCGGCGGCCGGCTGGACCCAGACGGCGGCGAAGGGGCTGCGGGCGGACGCGGTGCGCGTCACCGTGCCCCGGGCCGCCCGGAACGCTCCCCCGGCCTTCATGAGCCCGGCCCTGCCCGCCGCCCCGCGCGTGGACCCGGACGCCCTGAAGGTGCGGAACCTGATCCCGTGGTTCGGTGACGAACCGGCGGCCAAGCTCGAACTCGCACGCGGCGAGACGGACGCGGAGATCGGCGGCGGCCCGCAGCGCGTGGCGGCCCGGCTGGCCGGACAGCGGCCCGAGGAGGTGCACGGCGCGCTCACCGCGAAGGCCCCCAAGGGCATCGAGGTGCGGGTCCCGAAGCGGACGACGGTGCCGCGCGGCTCCCGGACCGAGGTCCCCGTGGACATCACGGTCCCGGCGGACACCCCGGCCGGCGAGTACGCGGTGCCGTTCACCTTCGGCGGCGAGGAGAGCACCCTGACGGTGCGGGCCTACCCGCGGACGGCGGGGCCCGATCTGGCCCGTACGGCCACGGCGTCCTCGTCCGGCGACGAGACCCCGGACTTCCCCGCCTCGGCGGCCTCCGACGGGGACCCCGCCACCCGGTGGTCCTCACCGGTCGAGGACGGCGCCTGGTGGCAGACCGAGCTGGCGGAGCCCGTACGGCTGGGCCAGGTCGTGCTGCGCTGGCAGGACGCGCACGCCTCCCGCTACCGCATACAGGTCTCCGCGGACGGCCGCAGCTGGCGTACGGCGGCCACCGTGCGGGAGGGCAGGGGCGGGCGCGAGTCGGTCCGGATGGACGCCAAGGACACCCGGTTCATCAGGGTGCAGGGCGACGGCCGGGCCACCGAGTACGGCTACTCGCTCTGGTCGGTGGAGGCGTACGCCGTCGCTCCGGACAGCCCCTGA
- a CDS encoding LysR substrate-binding domain-containing protein has translation MTQWDVKKLRILRTLRDRGTVTATAEALLMTPSAVSQQLSNLAGQLGVPLLEARGRRVRLTDAAHLVLRHAEAVFAELERADAALAGYLRGEAGEVRVGAFSTAVPALVVPAVRLLRAEDRPAPDVRVREAEAAQAYELLTSGDVDLALSLAAHAPTERDPRFTLLPLLADPLDVALPADHRLARAPALRLADLAGDPWIFGGSGPWSQITTAACEAAGFVPEQAHSAAGWTAILSLVEAGMGIALIPRMASRERREGVVLRVLEADRPRRHVVAAVRQGAEQGPAVARVLEALVTAARSFS, from the coding sequence ATGACCCAGTGGGACGTCAAGAAGCTCCGCATCCTGCGCACCCTGCGCGACCGGGGCACGGTGACCGCGACCGCCGAGGCACTGCTGATGACCCCGTCCGCGGTCTCCCAGCAGCTCAGCAATCTGGCCGGACAGCTCGGTGTGCCGCTCCTGGAGGCCCGGGGGCGACGGGTCCGCCTCACCGACGCCGCCCACCTCGTCCTCCGCCACGCCGAGGCGGTCTTCGCCGAACTGGAGCGCGCCGACGCCGCACTGGCCGGCTATCTGCGCGGCGAGGCGGGCGAGGTCAGGGTCGGCGCGTTCTCCACCGCCGTACCCGCCCTCGTCGTACCGGCCGTCCGGCTCCTGCGCGCCGAGGACCGCCCGGCGCCGGACGTACGGGTCCGGGAGGCCGAGGCGGCGCAGGCGTACGAGCTGCTCACCTCCGGCGACGTGGACCTGGCCCTCTCCCTCGCCGCGCACGCCCCGACGGAGCGCGATCCCCGGTTCACCCTGCTGCCCCTGCTGGCCGACCCCCTGGACGTGGCCCTCCCGGCGGACCACCGGCTGGCCCGCGCTCCCGCCCTCCGGCTGGCGGACCTGGCCGGTGACCCATGGATCTTCGGCGGCTCGGGCCCCTGGTCGCAGATCACGACGGCGGCGTGCGAGGCCGCCGGGTTCGTGCCCGAGCAGGCGCACAGCGCCGCGGGCTGGACGGCGATCCTCTCCCTGGTCGAGGCGGGCATGGGCATCGCCCTGATTCCCCGGATGGCCTCGCGGGAGCGCCGGGAGGGCGTGGTGCTGCGGGTCCTGGAGGCGGACCGGCCCCGGCGGCATGTGGTGGCGGCGGTCCGGCAGGGGGCGGAACAGGGCCCGGCCGTGGCGCGGGTGCTGGAGGCCCTCGTCACAGCCGCCCGATCGTTCAGCTGA
- a CDS encoding aspartate-semialdehyde dehydrogenase → MKVGIVGATGQVGTVMRRILAERKFPVAELRLFASARSAGSTIEWQGTDITVEDASTADYTGLDIVLFSAGGATSKALAGKVAAQGAVVIDNSSAWRMDPEVPLVVSEVNPHAALIRPKGIIANPNCTTMAAMPVLRPLHTEAGLEALTVATYQAVSGSGVAGVAELHGQVSKVVAESDRLAHDGEAVDFPEPGVYKRPIAFNVLPLAGSIVDDGSYETDEEQKLRNESRKILEIPGLKVSGTCVRVPVFSGHSLQINARFARPISVERAYELLKDAEGVELSEIPTPLQAAGKDASYVGRVRVDETVEHGLALFVSNDNLRKGAALNAVQIAELVAAELQG, encoded by the coding sequence GTGAAGGTCGGAATCGTCGGCGCCACCGGTCAGGTCGGCACAGTCATGCGCAGGATCCTGGCCGAGCGGAAGTTCCCGGTCGCCGAGCTGCGGCTGTTCGCCTCCGCGCGCTCGGCCGGTTCCACGATCGAGTGGCAGGGCACGGACATCACCGTCGAGGACGCCTCCACGGCCGACTACACGGGCCTGGACATCGTGCTCTTCTCCGCCGGTGGCGCGACCTCGAAGGCGCTGGCCGGGAAGGTCGCCGCCCAGGGCGCCGTCGTGATCGACAACTCGTCCGCCTGGCGGATGGACCCCGAGGTCCCGCTGGTCGTCTCCGAGGTCAACCCGCACGCGGCGCTCATCCGGCCCAAGGGGATCATCGCCAACCCGAACTGCACCACGATGGCCGCGATGCCCGTGCTGCGCCCGCTGCACACCGAGGCCGGCCTCGAAGCGCTGACGGTCGCCACCTACCAGGCGGTGTCCGGCTCCGGTGTCGCCGGGGTCGCCGAGCTGCACGGCCAGGTGTCCAAGGTCGTCGCCGAGTCCGACCGGCTCGCCCATGACGGCGAGGCCGTGGACTTCCCCGAGCCGGGTGTCTACAAGCGCCCGATCGCCTTCAATGTGCTGCCGCTGGCCGGTTCGATCGTCGACGACGGCTCGTACGAGACGGACGAGGAGCAGAAGCTCCGCAACGAGTCCCGCAAGATCCTGGAGATCCCGGGCCTCAAGGTGTCCGGCACCTGCGTCCGGGTCCCGGTCTTCTCCGGGCACTCGCTCCAGATCAACGCCCGTTTCGCCCGTCCGATCAGCGTCGAGCGCGCCTACGAGCTGCTGAAGGACGCGGAGGGCGTCGAGCTCTCGGAGATCCCGACCCCGCTCCAGGCGGCCGGCAAGGACGCCTCGTACGTGGGCCGCGTCCGGGTCGACGAGACCGTCGAGCACGGCCTCGCGCTGTTCGTCTCCAACGACAACCTCCGCAAGGGCGCGGCGCTGAACGCCGTGCAGATCGCGGAGCTGGTGGCGGCCGAGCTCCAGGGCTGA
- the malQ gene encoding 4-alpha-glucanotransferase → MGLSRLAALHGVATSCSPSPDVTVSVPDGTVTAVLAALGVDAGTPEDVRRSLTAAESAAASRLLPPTVVIWSGEPLPPALTELPPGTMLTVDPEPEPGRDDGPAPRPLLMRVSRGAVRATDRPDRPPAADGAEAPPVADRPPGPPAPDRAEGLPAPSWWTDPPLGVHRLTVHTAGLARATTTLVVAPPRAPQPPARTHGFLVQLYSLLSARSWGMGDLGDLADLAAWSGRTLGTGFVQVNPLHAAVPGRPSDPSPYRPSSRRFPDPVHLRVESIPEYGLVQGRTTLDDLRQDAASLREAVLNKGALIDRDAVRELKRQALELIHEVPLTPGRRAAYCDFLAEHGQALEDHALWCALAEVHGPDWHTWPAALRDPRSRETAHARTGLLDRVDFHSRLAWLTATQLADAQRAAEDAGMGIGIVHDLAVGVHPRGADAWAQQDVFARGMSVGAPPDAFTAHGQDWGLPPWRPDVLAATGYAAYRGLLRGLLRHAGALRIDHVMGLFRLWWVPEGRPPTEGTYVAQDAEAMLAVLVLEAHRAGTVVVGEDLGTVEPGVREALARRGVLGTSVLWFERDWNGTGRPLPPESWRRDCLATATTHDLPSTAARLTGDHVTLRHRLGLLTRPLEQELTEDATGTAEWLAHLARLRLLPEGEGQEEAAVRAVHRFLLSTPARMVGVWLPDTVGDRRPQNLPGTWDQYPNWRLPVADAEGHPVTLEELAHSARLHGLMDVLRPRKGHTAPPGARRS, encoded by the coding sequence ATGGGCTTGTCCCGGCTCGCCGCACTGCACGGCGTCGCCACCTCCTGCTCCCCGTCCCCGGATGTCACGGTGTCCGTCCCCGACGGCACGGTCACGGCCGTGCTCGCCGCGCTGGGCGTGGACGCCGGCACCCCCGAGGACGTACGGAGATCGCTGACGGCGGCCGAATCGGCGGCGGCCTCCCGGCTGCTCCCGCCGACGGTGGTGATCTGGTCCGGCGAACCGCTGCCGCCCGCCCTCACCGAGCTGCCGCCCGGAACGATGCTGACCGTCGACCCGGAGCCCGAGCCCGGCCGGGACGACGGCCCCGCGCCGCGGCCCCTGCTGATGCGGGTGTCACGGGGGGCGGTCCGGGCCACGGACCGCCCGGACCGCCCGCCCGCCGCGGACGGGGCGGAAGCCCCACCCGTCGCGGACCGCCCGCCCGGACCGCCCGCCCCGGACCGGGCCGAGGGGCTGCCCGCGCCCTCCTGGTGGACCGACCCGCCGCTCGGCGTCCACCGCCTCACCGTCCACACGGCCGGCCTCGCCCGGGCCACCACCACGCTCGTCGTCGCCCCGCCCCGCGCCCCGCAGCCGCCCGCCCGCACCCATGGCTTCCTGGTCCAGCTCTACTCCCTGCTCTCCGCGCGCTCCTGGGGCATGGGCGACCTCGGCGACCTCGCCGACCTCGCCGCCTGGTCCGGGCGGACCCTCGGCACCGGCTTCGTCCAGGTCAACCCGCTCCACGCGGCCGTACCGGGCAGACCCTCCGACCCGTCCCCCTACCGCCCCTCCTCGCGCCGCTTCCCCGACCCCGTCCATCTGCGCGTCGAGTCGATCCCCGAATACGGGCTCGTCCAGGGCCGGACCACCCTGGACGACCTCCGCCAGGACGCCGCCTCCCTGCGCGAGGCCGTGCTGAACAAGGGCGCGCTGATCGACCGGGACGCCGTCCGTGAGCTCAAGCGGCAGGCCCTGGAGCTCATCCACGAGGTGCCGCTGACCCCCGGCCGGCGGGCCGCCTACTGCGACTTCCTGGCCGAGCACGGACAGGCCCTGGAGGACCACGCCCTGTGGTGCGCCCTCGCCGAGGTGCACGGCCCCGACTGGCACACCTGGCCCGCCGCGCTGCGCGACCCCCGCTCGCGGGAGACCGCCCACGCCCGCACCGGGCTGCTGGACCGGGTCGACTTCCACAGCAGGCTCGCCTGGCTGACCGCCACTCAGCTCGCCGACGCCCAGCGCGCCGCCGAGGACGCCGGGATGGGCATCGGGATCGTCCACGACCTGGCCGTCGGGGTGCACCCCCGGGGCGCCGACGCCTGGGCCCAGCAGGACGTCTTCGCCCGCGGGATGTCCGTCGGCGCGCCCCCCGACGCCTTCACCGCGCACGGCCAGGACTGGGGGCTGCCCCCGTGGCGCCCCGACGTCCTCGCCGCCACCGGATACGCCGCCTACCGCGGCCTGCTGCGCGGGCTGCTCCGCCACGCGGGCGCCCTGCGCATCGACCATGTGATGGGCCTCTTCCGGCTCTGGTGGGTCCCCGAGGGCCGCCCGCCCACCGAGGGCACCTATGTCGCCCAGGACGCCGAGGCGATGCTCGCCGTCCTCGTCCTGGAGGCGCACCGGGCCGGGACCGTCGTCGTGGGGGAGGACCTGGGCACCGTCGAACCCGGCGTGCGCGAGGCACTCGCCCGGCGGGGCGTGCTCGGCACCTCCGTGCTCTGGTTCGAGCGCGACTGGAACGGCACGGGCCGGCCGCTCCCGCCGGAGAGCTGGCGCCGGGACTGCCTGGCCACGGCCACCACCCACGACCTGCCGTCCACCGCGGCCCGGCTGACCGGCGACCATGTGACACTGCGCCACCGGCTCGGCCTGCTCACCCGTCCCCTGGAGCAGGAGCTGACCGAGGACGCCACCGGCACCGCCGAGTGGCTGGCACACCTCGCCCGGCTCCGGCTGCTCCCCGAGGGCGAGGGGCAGGAGGAGGCCGCCGTCCGGGCCGTCCACCGCTTCCTGCTGAGCACCCCGGCCCGCATGGTCGGCGTCTGGCTGCCCGACACGGTCGGCGACCGCCGTCCGCAGAATCTCCCCGGCACCTGGGACCAGTACCCCAACTGGCGGCTGCCCGTGGCCGATGCCGAAGGACACCCCGTCACCCTGGAGGAGCTGGCCCACTCGGCCCGACTGCACGGCCTGATGGACGTTCTGAGGCCCCGAAAGGGTCATACGGCACCCCCGGGCGCGCGTCGCTCCTAG